The Longimicrobium sp. genome contains the following window.
GGGGAGCCTGCAGGGGCCCGAGGCGCTGGCGCTGGAGATGGCGCTGCACGAGGAGCAGGAGCGCCGGGCGCTGGAGGGCGAGCTGTCGCTGCTGGAGGCCGCCTGGCGCGAGGCCGAGGAGATCGCCGCCATCGCCGACCGGCTGGCGGGCGAGGCGCCGGCGCGACCGGGGCTCACGGGCGGTTGAGGCGCCGGTGTACCGGCACTGCATCTTCTGCTCGGCCGGCCTGGGCGCCAACGAGGTGGTCGAGGAGTTCCCGGTGGGCCGCACGCTCGCCTTCGACGGGGCGAGGGGGCGGCTCTGGGCGGTGTGCCCCCGCTGCGCCCGCTGGAACCTGGCCCCCATCGAGGAGCGCTGGGAAGCGGTGGAGGCGGCGGAGCGGCTCTTCTCCCGCGCCGCCCTGCGCGCGCAGGGCGGGAGCCTGGGGCTGGCGAAGCTGCCGGACGGGACGAAGCTGGTGCGCGTGGGATGGGCGCCCCCCGCCGAGGTGGCGGCGCACCGCTACGGCGCGGCGTTCGACCGCCGCCGGCGACGCTATCTCACCTTCGTGGGCGGGGTGACCGCGGTGCAGATCCTCCCCCTGGGCGTCGTGGCGACCGTGGCGGGGATCTCCGCCCTCGCCGCCCTGCTGGGCCACGGCTGGAGGGGAAGCGTGCTGCACCGCGTGCCGTCCGGGCGGTCTCCGACGGGGCGCGCGCTCCGGGTGCAGACGTGGGACCTGGCCGGCGTGCGCGCGGCGAGCCAGGGCGACGGCACCTTCCGCCTGGAGCTGCCGCACGCGACGGCGCGCGGCGTGAGTCCCGCGGCACCGCTGGTCCTCGAGGGCGAGGACGCCGGGCGCCTGCTGCAGCGGGTGATGGTGCTGGTCAACGCCCGCGGCGCGAAGCCGGACGAGGTGGCGCAGGCGCTGGAGCGGGTGGACCGCGCGGGCGGGACGTCGGAGCACGTCCGTGGCTTCCGCGGGGGGCTTTCGGTGCGGCTCTTCCCGCCGCGCGAGGAGTTCGGGATCACCCCTCCTTGGCACCCGCTGCCGTACCGGGACCGCGCCGCGGGACCGCTGGTCACGCCGCCCGAGGCGCTGGCGCTGGAGATCGCGCTGCACGAGGAGCAGGAGCGCCGGGCGCTCGAGGGCGAGCTGACGCTGCTGGAGGCGGCCTGGCGCGAGGCCGAGGAGGTCGCCGGGATCGCCGACCGGCTGGCGGCGCAGGTGCGCGCCGTCCACCTGCCCCGCCCCGGGGGGTGAGGCCGGATCCGGGTCGCTCGTCCGCCCGCCCGGACCGGCAGGATCGGCGGCAGCCGCGCGTTCCACGGGAGCCAACGGAACCTGCGGCCACGCCCTCCCGCGAAGGAGCGATGTACCGGCACTGCATCTACTGCTCGGCGTACCTGGGGACGAACGAGGCGCTGGAGGGCTTCCCGGTGGGGAGGAGCGTGGCGTTCGACGCCGCCCGCGGGCGGCTGTGGGCGGTGTGCGGACGGTGCGCGCGCTGGAACCTGGCGCCGCTCGAGGAGCGCTGGGAGGCGGTGGAGGCGGCCGAGCGCACCTTCCGTGACACGCGCCTCCGGGTGCAGCGCGAGAACATCGGCATCGCCCGGCTGCGGGACGGCACGCGGCTGGTGAGGATCGGCGAGGCGCTCCCCGGCGAGGTGGCGGCGTGGCGCTACGGGGGCGAGCTGTCGCGGCGGCGCCGGCGCCACCTGGCGCGCGGGCACGTCTCGGGCGCGAGCGCCATGGTGGCGGCCGGGGTGGTGTTCGCCGTGGTGGGCCCCGTGGGCGGGCTGGTGACGGCCGCCGCGGCGTACGGCCTGGCGGAGGCCGCGTACCGCGGGGTGGAGCGCGGGGTGGAGCGCCTCCTGGAGGTGCGGGCCGAGCGCACGCCGGTGCACCGCCTGGACCCGCACGAGTCGCCCAGCGGCGAGCCGATGGTGATGCGCCGGGCGCACCTGCGCGGGGCGTACCTGGCGGGCGACGACGACACCGGCGAGCTGGTGCTGCGCGTCCCCGCCCTGGCGCCGGAGCCGTACGACTGGCTGGCACCTCTGGAGCCCGAGCCGGTGCCGGCCCCCTTCACCGTGCGCGGGTGGCGCGCCCGCTCGCTCCTGGCGCGGGCGATGGTGGGGGTGAACGCGGGCGGGGCCACGCCCAGGGTGGTGGAGCACGCGCTGGCCGAGCTGCACCGCTCGGGGTCGCCGGAGCGCTACCTGGCGCGCCTGGCCGAGCAGCACGCCACGCTGGAGCTGCCGCGGGGCGCCGAGTCGCCCCGCGGCGGCTGGGACCTGTACTGGACGCGCCGGGCCGACATGGAGGGCGTCCCCCAAAGCGAGCGCGACGAGTGGCGGGCGCGGGTGGGCGCGGGGATCGCGGGCGAGCGCCACGGCGGGCTGGTGCGCGGGCTGGCGCTCGAGGTGGCGCTGCACGAAGAGGAGGAGCGCCGCGCGCTGGAGGGCGAGCTGACCCTGCTGGAGGCCGCCTGGCGCGAGGCCGAGGAGCTGGCCGCCATCGCCGACCGGCTGGCGGGTGAGGCGCGGGCGCGGCCCGGCGCGCCGGGCTGAAGCGCCGCGGGCGCGAGTCTTCCATCGTGCGGGCTGCATGTACCGGCACTGCATCTACTGCTCGGCGGACCTGGGCGCGAACGAGGCGCTGGAGGGCTTCCCCGTGGGCCGCACGCTCGCCTTCGACGCGGCGAAGGGGCGGCTCTGGGCGGTGTGCCGGAAGTGCGCGCGCTGGAACCTGGCCCCCATCGAGGAGCGCTGGGAGGCGGTCGAGGGCGCGGAGCGGCTGTTCCGCGACACGCGCACGCGCGTGCACGCCGAGAACATCGGGGTCGCGAAGCTGAGGGACGGCACGCGGCTGGTGCGCATCGGCGAGGCGCTCCCCGGCGAGCTGGCGGTGTGGCGCTACGGCCGCGAGCTGGAGCGGCGCCGGTTCCGCGCGCAGGCCGCGGCGGGGATGCAGAAGACGGCGGTGGGGCTGGTGGTGGTGGGCTCGGCCTTCCTGGGCCCGTTCTCGTTCCTCTCCTCGCTCCTGCTCGGCGCGGCCCACGACGCGGCCCGGCGGCGGGCGGGCGACGAGCTGCTGCACGTGGTGCACGTGGTGCCGCCGCGCGAGTCGCCCTCCGGGCAGCCCCTGGCGCTGCGCAGCGGCGACCTGGACGGGGCGTACCTGTCGGGCGGGCCCGGGCCGGGAGAGGTCGCCCTGCACGTGCCGGTGGTGGTCGGCGCCGGGCTGGACGCCGTGGAGCTGCGGGGCGAAGACGCCTGGAAGGCGCTCTCCCGCGCCCTGGTGCGCATCAACGGGCGCGGCGCCTCGCGCGCGGAGCTCGACGGCGTGTTCCAGATGTTCGCCCGGCACGGGTCGCTGCAGGCGTTCCTGGCGCGGCAGGCCGAGTCCGGGGCGACGTTCGGGCGCGGCGACTCCATGCTCTACTGGCAGTGGCGGGCCCGGCGGGAGGGGATCCCCCCCGGGAAGTTCCTGGCCTGGCAGAAGGTGACCAGCTACGGCACCGAGGGCGCGCGCGGCCACGCCGTCCAGCTCGGCATCGAGATCGTGCTGCAGGAGGAGCGCGAGCGCCGCGCGCTGGAGGGCGAGCTGAAGCTCCTGGAGAGCGCCTGGCGCGAGGCCGAGGAGCTGGCCTCCATCGCCGACCGCCTGGCGGGGGAGACGCCGGAGGGGGCCGCCGGCCGCCGGCTGGTCCCGCGGCGCGACCCCGCGTGAGGGAGCGCGCCCGAAAACCGCAGTGCGTTAGTGCGTTAGTGCGTTAGTGCGTCAGTGCGTTGGTGCGTTCGTGCGGAATACGGGGGCGGGGTGCAGAGTGCGGTGCGAGCGTCGACGGATGGAGAGATGAACGAAGACCTGGCCGTGTTCGCGGCCGCGGAAGAAGCGGCGCGCGAGGGAAGGCCCGTGGTGCTGGCAACCATCGTGCGGTGCAGGGGGTCCACGCCGCGCGGGGTGGGGAGCAAGATGCTGGTGGACCCCGAGCGCGGGCTCACCGGCACCGTGGGCGGCGGCTGCGGCGAGGCGGAGGTGATCGAGGCCGCCCGCGAGGTGGCCGCCACCGGCGCCCCCCGGCTGCTGCGCATCGACCTCACCGAGGACCTGTTCAGCTGGAGCCCCGCCGTCTGCGGCGGGACCTTCGACGTGTTCCTGGAGCGGGTCTGACCCGCCTCATCGACCTCGCCGACCGACGACCCGCCCGGAATCCCAGGCCCGCATGGAGACAGGCACCGCACCCGCCCGCGCCGAGGCCGCCTGGCGCCGGTACGCCGACTACCTCCGCCGGCCGCCGCTCCTAGTGGTGGAGTGGAACGACGCCGAGACCGGGGCGCGGGGGTGGCTGGTGATCAACTCGCTCCGGGGCGGGGCGGCCGGCGGGGGCACGCGCATGCGCGCCGGGCTCACCCGG
Protein-coding sequences here:
- a CDS encoding XdhC family protein; this encodes MNEDLAVFAAAEEAAREGRPVVLATIVRCRGSTPRGVGSKMLVDPERGLTGTVGGGCGEAEVIEAAREVAATGAPRLLRIDLTEDLFSWSPAVCGGTFDVFLERV